In the Oryzihumus leptocrescens genome, one interval contains:
- the hutU gene encoding urocanate hydratase, giving the protein MEGARPVRAARGTTLTAKSWQTEAPLRMLMNNLDPEVAERPDDLVVYGGTGRAARDWRSFDAMVRTLTTLEKDETMLVQSGRPVGVMRTHEWAPRVILANSNLVGDWANWPEFRRLEHLGLTMYGQMTAGSWIYIGTQGILQGTYETFAAVAAKRFNGTLAGTLTLTGGCGGMGGAQPLAVTLNGGVCLVVDVDESRLRRRVEHRYLDEVAPSLDAAVETALQAKADKRALSIGIVGNCATVFPELLRRGVDIDIVTDQTSAHDPLSYLPEGISVEDWHDYAEAKPEEFTDRARASMARHVEAMVGFMDAGAEVFDYGNSIRDEARLGGYERAFAFPGFVPAYIRPLFCEGKGPFRWAALSGNPKDIAATDKAVLDLFPDNDHLHRWIRAAGERVAFQGLPARICWLGYGERDQAGLRFNEMVASGELEAPIVIGRDHLDCGSVASPYRETESMLDGSDAIADWPLLNAMINTASGASWVSIHHGGGVGIGRSIHAGQVSLADGTALAAEKLARVLTNDPGMGVIRHVDAGYDLAEQVAAERGVRVPMREGQ; this is encoded by the coding sequence ATGGAAGGCGCCCGTCCCGTCCGTGCCGCGCGCGGCACCACCCTCACCGCGAAGTCGTGGCAGACCGAGGCCCCGCTGCGGATGCTCATGAACAACCTCGACCCCGAGGTGGCCGAGCGGCCGGACGACCTCGTCGTCTACGGCGGCACCGGCCGCGCCGCGCGGGACTGGCGCAGCTTCGACGCCATGGTCCGCACGCTGACCACGCTGGAGAAGGACGAGACGATGCTCGTCCAGTCCGGCCGCCCGGTCGGCGTCATGCGCACCCACGAGTGGGCGCCGCGGGTGATCCTGGCCAACTCCAACCTCGTCGGCGACTGGGCGAACTGGCCGGAGTTCCGCCGGCTGGAGCACCTCGGGCTGACGATGTACGGCCAGATGACCGCCGGGTCGTGGATCTACATCGGCACCCAGGGCATCCTCCAGGGCACCTACGAGACCTTCGCGGCCGTGGCGGCGAAGCGGTTCAACGGCACCCTCGCCGGCACGCTGACCCTGACCGGCGGCTGCGGCGGCATGGGTGGCGCCCAGCCGCTGGCGGTCACTCTCAACGGCGGTGTCTGCCTCGTCGTGGACGTCGACGAGTCACGGCTGCGCCGCCGGGTCGAGCACCGCTACCTCGACGAGGTGGCGCCCTCCCTCGACGCCGCCGTGGAGACCGCGCTGCAGGCCAAGGCCGACAAGCGGGCCCTGTCCATCGGCATCGTCGGCAACTGCGCCACCGTCTTCCCCGAGCTGCTGCGCCGCGGCGTCGACATCGACATCGTCACCGACCAGACCAGCGCGCACGACCCGCTGTCCTACCTGCCCGAGGGCATCTCGGTGGAGGACTGGCACGACTACGCCGAGGCCAAGCCCGAGGAGTTCACCGACCGGGCGCGGGCCTCGATGGCCAGGCACGTCGAGGCCATGGTCGGCTTCATGGACGCCGGCGCCGAGGTGTTCGACTACGGCAACTCGATCCGCGACGAGGCCCGGCTCGGCGGCTACGAGCGCGCGTTCGCCTTCCCCGGCTTCGTGCCGGCCTACATCCGCCCGCTGTTCTGCGAGGGCAAGGGCCCGTTCCGCTGGGCGGCCCTGTCGGGCAACCCCAAGGACATCGCGGCCACCGACAAGGCGGTGCTCGACCTCTTCCCGGACAACGACCACCTGCACCGGTGGATCAGGGCGGCCGGCGAGCGGGTGGCTTTCCAGGGCCTGCCCGCGCGGATCTGCTGGCTCGGCTACGGCGAGCGCGACCAGGCCGGCCTGCGGTTCAACGAGATGGTGGCCTCCGGTGAGCTCGAGGCGCCGATCGTCATCGGCCGCGACCACCTCGACTGCGGCTCGGTCGCCTCGCCCTACCGCGAGACCGAGTCGATGCTCGACGGCTCCGACGCCATCGCCGACTGGCCGCTGCTCAACGCGATGATCAACACCGCCTCCGGTGCCTCGTGGGTCTCCATCCACCACGGCGGCGGGGTCGGCATCGGCCGGTCCATCCACGCCGGGCAGGTCTCGCTGGCCGACGGCACCGCGCTGGCGGCCGAGAAGCTGGCCCGAGTGCTGACCAACGACCCCGGCATGGGCGTCATCCGGCACGTCGACGCCGGCTACGACCTCGCCGAGCAGGTCGCGGCCGAGCGCGGGGTCAGGGTGCCGATGCGAGAGGGTCAGTGA
- a CDS encoding aminoacyl-tRNA deacylase: MSEERATAAIEATGIAHTVTRHGRVGSLAEAAAARGVQPGDIVKTLVVRRAEDDYLFVLVPGDREISWPKLRALLGVNRLSMPDAAVAKEVTGYERGTITPFGSTRAWPVVADATVEGRTISLGAGAHGVAFTADGSDVIRALDAQVADVTDPLASAP, translated from the coding sequence ATGTCTGAGGAACGGGCCACGGCGGCGATCGAGGCCACCGGTATCGCGCACACCGTCACCCGGCACGGCCGGGTGGGCAGCCTGGCGGAGGCCGCCGCGGCCCGTGGGGTGCAGCCGGGCGACATCGTCAAGACCCTCGTGGTCCGCCGGGCCGAGGACGACTACCTGTTCGTCCTCGTGCCCGGCGACCGTGAGATCTCCTGGCCCAAGCTGCGCGCGCTGCTCGGGGTCAACCGGCTGTCGATGCCCGACGCGGCGGTGGCGAAGGAGGTGACCGGCTACGAGCGCGGCACCATCACGCCGTTCGGCTCGACCCGCGCGTGGCCGGTGGTGGCCGACGCGACCGTCGAGGGCCGGACCATCTCGCTCGGCGCGGGCGCCCACGGCGTGGCGTTCACCGCCGACGGCAGCGACGTGATCCGGGCGCTGGACGCGCAGGTCGCCGACGTCACTGACCCTCTCGCATCGGCACCCTGA
- a CDS encoding allantoate amidohydrolase: MTFDGMWAELLPVGRDPQSGGYRRFAWTRTDHDLREWFAAEASSRGLDLTVDRAGNQWAWWGDPDRDGPGLVLGSHLDSVPDGGAYDGPLGVVTALATVEALQRQGFRPSRPIGVVNFVDEEGARFGIACAGSRIITGVLDADRARGLRDGDGRSLAEAMTTAGQDPRALGRDEETLRRVGTFVELHVEQGRGLADLDRAVAVGSAIWPHGRWRLDLAGEANHAGTTRLEDRHDPMLSLAAAITTARDAASGQGCVATVGKVRVEPNGVNAIPSHVTAWLDARGPAEPGVRAVVEEVAERTGVRPVEESWTGQTPFDPALAARLAALLGEAPVLATGAGHDAGILATAGVPTAMLFVRNPTGVSHSPAEHAEHADCLAGVEALTAVARELAS, from the coding sequence ATGACGTTCGACGGCATGTGGGCCGAGCTTCTCCCGGTCGGCCGGGACCCGCAGAGCGGTGGCTACCGCCGGTTCGCGTGGACCCGCACCGACCACGACCTGCGCGAGTGGTTCGCCGCGGAGGCCTCCTCGCGCGGGCTGGACCTGACGGTCGACCGCGCCGGCAACCAGTGGGCGTGGTGGGGAGACCCCGATCGGGACGGTCCCGGACTGGTCCTCGGGTCGCACCTGGACTCCGTCCCCGACGGCGGCGCGTATGACGGGCCGCTCGGTGTCGTGACCGCCCTCGCCACCGTGGAGGCCTTGCAGCGTCAGGGTTTCCGGCCCTCCCGGCCGATCGGCGTGGTGAACTTCGTCGACGAGGAGGGCGCGCGCTTCGGCATCGCCTGCGCCGGGTCGCGGATCATCACCGGTGTGCTGGACGCCGACCGGGCCCGCGGGCTGCGCGACGGCGACGGCCGCTCCCTGGCCGAGGCGATGACCACCGCCGGGCAGGACCCGCGCGCCCTGGGCCGCGACGAGGAGACCCTGCGCCGGGTCGGCACGTTCGTCGAGCTGCACGTCGAGCAGGGCCGGGGGCTGGCCGACCTCGACCGCGCGGTCGCGGTCGGCTCGGCGATCTGGCCGCACGGGCGCTGGCGCCTGGACCTGGCCGGTGAGGCCAACCACGCCGGCACCACCCGGCTGGAGGACCGGCACGACCCGATGCTGTCCCTGGCCGCGGCGATCACCACCGCGCGGGACGCCGCCAGCGGTCAGGGCTGCGTCGCCACGGTCGGCAAGGTGCGCGTGGAACCCAACGGCGTCAACGCGATCCCGTCCCACGTCACGGCGTGGCTGGACGCCCGCGGACCGGCCGAGCCGGGCGTGCGCGCGGTCGTCGAGGAGGTCGCCGAGCGCACCGGCGTGCGTCCGGTGGAGGAGTCCTGGACCGGGCAGACCCCCTTCGACCCGGCGCTGGCCGCCCGGCTGGCGGCCCTGCTCGGCGAGGCGCCGGTCCTGGCCACCGGGGCCGGGCACGACGCCGGGATCCTGGCCACCGCCGGGGTGCCGACCGCGATGCTTTTCGTGCGCAACCCCACCGGGGTCTCGCACTCGCCGGCCGAGCACGCCGAGCACGCCGACTGCCTCGCCGGCGTCGAGGCCCTCACCGCCGTCGCGCGCGAGCTGGCCTCATGA
- a CDS encoding formimidoylglutamate deiminase, which produces MSGAGSARRWHAAYALLPTGLAREVTFEVTDGRFTSVTPDSPAGGAALLPGVVLPGLANAHSHAFHRALRGRTHAGGGTFWTWREGMYAVAAQLDPDAYLALARATYAEMALAGITCVGEFHYLHHGPGGVPYADPNAMGEALRPAAAEAGIRLTLLDACYLAGGLTADGHLPLGAEQLRFGDGTVERWADRLSALRPSDGMRRGAAIHSVRAVPREALAPVAEAARGLVPAAGPLHVHLSEQPAENEACQGFYGLTPTALLEAEGVLGPQTTAVHATHLTPSDIAALGDSGTTACFCPTTERDLADGIGPARALHAAGAALSLGSDQHAVIDLLEEARALEMHERLDSLQRGRFRPEELLVAATAHASLGWEDAGRLEAGARADLVAVRLDSPRTAGIDPAQVLLAATAADVDTVLVDGRVVVESGLHRLGDVGALLRKAIEPLWEDM; this is translated from the coding sequence ATGAGCGGTGCGGGCAGCGCTCGTCGCTGGCACGCGGCATACGCGCTGCTGCCCACCGGGCTCGCCCGGGAGGTGACCTTCGAGGTCACCGACGGCCGGTTCACCTCCGTGACGCCGGACAGCCCGGCCGGGGGCGCCGCGCTGCTGCCCGGGGTGGTGCTGCCCGGGCTGGCCAACGCGCACAGCCACGCGTTCCACCGGGCGCTGCGCGGGCGCACCCACGCCGGCGGCGGCACCTTCTGGACGTGGCGCGAGGGCATGTATGCCGTGGCCGCGCAGCTGGATCCGGACGCCTACCTCGCGCTGGCGCGCGCGACGTACGCCGAGATGGCGCTGGCGGGGATCACCTGCGTCGGGGAGTTCCACTACCTGCACCACGGGCCGGGCGGCGTGCCGTACGCCGACCCGAACGCGATGGGGGAGGCGTTGCGGCCGGCCGCGGCCGAGGCCGGGATCCGGCTGACCCTGCTGGACGCCTGCTACCTCGCCGGCGGGCTGACCGCCGACGGGCACCTGCCGCTCGGGGCGGAGCAGCTGCGCTTCGGCGACGGGACGGTGGAGCGGTGGGCGGACCGGCTGTCGGCGCTGAGGCCCTCGGACGGCATGCGGCGCGGGGCCGCGATCCACTCGGTGCGAGCCGTGCCGCGCGAGGCCCTGGCCCCGGTCGCCGAGGCCGCCCGGGGGCTGGTCCCGGCCGCGGGGCCGCTGCACGTGCACCTGTCGGAGCAGCCCGCGGAGAACGAGGCGTGCCAAGGGTTCTACGGCCTCACGCCGACGGCGCTGCTGGAGGCCGAGGGGGTCCTGGGGCCGCAGACCACCGCCGTCCACGCGACGCACCTGACGCCCAGCGACATCGCCGCGCTGGGGGACTCCGGCACGACGGCGTGCTTCTGCCCGACGACCGAGCGCGACCTCGCCGACGGGATCGGCCCGGCGCGTGCGCTGCACGCCGCCGGGGCGGCGCTGTCGCTCGGCTCGGACCAGCACGCCGTGATCGACCTGCTCGAGGAGGCCCGGGCGCTGGAGATGCACGAGCGGCTGGACTCGTTGCAGCGCGGGCGGTTCCGGCCGGAGGAGCTGCTCGTCGCCGCGACCGCGCACGCCAGCCTGGGCTGGGAGGACGCCGGCCGGCTCGAGGCCGGTGCCCGCGCCGACCTCGTCGCGGTGCGCCTGGACAGCCCGCGCACCGCGGGCATCGACCCGGCGCAGGTGCTGCTGGCCGCCACCGCCGCCGACGTCGACACCGTCCTCGTCGACGGCCGGGTCGTGGTGGAGTCCGGCCTGCACCGGCTCGGGGACGTGGGAGCGTTGCTGCGCAAGGCGATCGAGCCCCTGTGGGAGGACATGTGA
- the hutI gene encoding imidazolonepropionase — MSTTLVTGIGELATGDPALGDGSALGLLSDAAVVVDGDHVAWVGPARLAPDADHRRDLGGRAVVPGFVDSHSHLVFAGDRAAEFAARMSGTPYDGGGIATSVAATRAATDEELRGLLAARVAEMRAQGTTTVEVKSGYGLTVEDEARALRLAREVTAETTFLGAHVVPAEYADRREDYVALVTGPMLQACAPHARWVDVFCEPHSAHAFTADEAREVLLAGRAAGLELRVHGNQLGHGPGVQLAVELGAASVDHCTYLTDADVDALAGSATVATLLPGVEFSTRSPWPDGRRLLDTGVSVALATDCNPGTCYSSSVPFMLALAVREMGLTPAEALHAATAGSAKALRRNDIGRVTVGSRADLTVLDAPSYLHLVYRPGVPLARALDLG; from the coding sequence GTGAGCACCACGCTGGTCACCGGCATCGGCGAGCTGGCGACGGGTGACCCGGCACTCGGCGACGGCTCCGCGCTGGGACTGCTCAGCGACGCCGCCGTGGTCGTCGACGGCGACCACGTCGCCTGGGTCGGGCCGGCGCGGCTGGCCCCCGACGCCGACCACCGCCGCGACCTGGGCGGCCGGGCGGTCGTGCCCGGCTTCGTCGACTCCCACTCCCACCTGGTCTTCGCCGGGGACCGGGCCGCGGAGTTCGCCGCCCGGATGTCCGGCACGCCTTACGACGGTGGCGGCATCGCCACCTCGGTCGCCGCCACCCGGGCCGCCACCGACGAGGAGCTGCGCGGCCTGCTCGCCGCCCGGGTCGCCGAGATGCGCGCTCAGGGGACGACGACCGTGGAGGTCAAGAGCGGCTACGGCCTCACCGTCGAGGACGAGGCCCGCGCGCTGCGCCTGGCCCGCGAGGTCACCGCCGAGACCACCTTCCTCGGCGCGCACGTCGTCCCCGCGGAGTACGCCGACCGGCGTGAGGACTACGTCGCGCTGGTCACCGGCCCGATGCTCCAGGCCTGCGCGCCGCACGCCCGCTGGGTCGACGTCTTCTGCGAGCCGCACAGCGCCCACGCCTTCACCGCCGACGAGGCCCGCGAGGTGCTGCTGGCCGGGCGGGCCGCCGGCCTGGAGCTGCGCGTGCACGGCAACCAGCTCGGCCACGGGCCGGGCGTGCAGCTCGCCGTCGAGCTCGGCGCCGCCAGCGTCGACCACTGCACCTACCTGACCGACGCCGACGTCGATGCGCTGGCCGGCTCCGCCACCGTGGCCACGCTGCTGCCCGGCGTGGAGTTCTCCACCCGCTCCCCGTGGCCGGACGGGCGACGGCTGCTCGATACGGGGGTGAGCGTGGCGTTGGCGACCGACTGCAACCCCGGCACCTGTTACAGCTCCTCGGTGCCGTTCATGCTCGCACTCGCCGTGCGCGAGATGGGCCTGACACCGGCCGAGGCGCTCCACGCCGCCACCGCCGGCAGCGCCAAGGCGTTGCGGCGCAACGACATCGGGCGGGTCACCGTGGGCAGCCGGGCCGACCTCACCGTCCTGGACGCCCCGTCCTACCTGCACCTGGTCTACCGCCCGGGCGTCCCGCTCGCCCGCGCCCTCGACCTGGGCTGA
- a CDS encoding glycoside hydrolase family 13 protein, whose protein sequence is MTGPQTTAARLVHPAEPGPGPWHRDAVIYQVYPRSWADADGDGVGDLPGITARLRHLVELGVDAVWLSPFYPSPQADAGYDISDHRDVDPLFGSLADADALLARAHELGLKVIVDLVPNHTSDEHPWFAAALASRPGSPERARYVFRDGRGHGGELPPTNWSSAFGGAAWTRVVEADGRPGQWYLHVFDRRQPDLNWDHPEVRADFEDVLRFWLDRGVDGFRVDVASGLVKDPTMPDWHGPLRVQGVDTDGRPHPARDQEGVHEIYRAWRLLLEEHRGDRVLVAEAWVADLDRVARYVRPDEMHQAFNFAYLLTPWRAADLRQTIEASLRANDAVGAPTTWVLSNHDVVRHASRLGTPARGGRMTGIGADDPQPDGPLGLRRARAATLLMLALPGAAYLYQGEELGLPEHTTLPDGARQDPTFVRTAGAEKGRDGARVPIPWEAGAPAYGFSTSGRSWLPQPREWARYAVDAQRGVPGSTYELYRAALRLRRERHLGRGDLRWLDAPEDVVAFGNGDLVVMANTGEEPVPLPDGARVLLASDDLPGDGTLPPDTAAWVVPA, encoded by the coding sequence GTGACCGGGCCCCAGACGACCGCCGCACGCCTCGTCCACCCCGCCGAGCCCGGACCGGGCCCGTGGCACCGGGACGCCGTGATCTACCAGGTCTACCCCCGCTCGTGGGCCGACGCCGACGGCGACGGGGTGGGCGACCTGCCCGGCATCACCGCCCGGCTCCGGCACCTCGTCGAGCTCGGCGTGGATGCCGTGTGGCTCTCACCGTTCTACCCCTCGCCTCAGGCCGACGCGGGCTACGACATCTCCGACCACCGCGACGTCGACCCGCTCTTCGGGTCCCTCGCCGACGCCGACGCCCTGCTCGCCCGGGCGCACGAGCTGGGCCTGAAGGTCATCGTCGACCTGGTCCCGAACCACACCAGCGACGAGCACCCCTGGTTCGCGGCGGCCCTGGCGAGCCGGCCCGGCAGCCCCGAGCGGGCGCGATACGTCTTCCGGGACGGGCGCGGCCACGGCGGGGAGCTGCCCCCGACGAACTGGTCCAGCGCGTTCGGGGGCGCGGCCTGGACCCGGGTCGTCGAGGCCGACGGCCGGCCGGGGCAGTGGTACCTGCACGTCTTCGACCGCCGGCAGCCGGACCTCAACTGGGACCACCCCGAGGTGCGCGCGGACTTCGAGGACGTGCTGCGGTTCTGGCTGGACCGCGGCGTCGACGGCTTCCGGGTCGATGTCGCCTCGGGGCTGGTCAAGGACCCGACGATGCCCGACTGGCACGGGCCGCTGCGGGTGCAGGGCGTCGACACCGACGGCCGGCCGCACCCCGCCCGCGACCAGGAGGGCGTGCACGAGATCTACCGCGCCTGGCGCCTGCTGCTGGAGGAGCACCGCGGCGACCGGGTGCTGGTCGCCGAGGCGTGGGTGGCCGACCTGGACCGGGTGGCGCGCTACGTCCGCCCCGACGAGATGCACCAGGCGTTCAACTTCGCCTACCTGCTGACGCCGTGGCGGGCGGCGGACCTGCGGCAGACGATCGAGGCGTCGCTGCGCGCCAACGACGCGGTCGGGGCGCCCACCACCTGGGTGCTGTCCAACCACGACGTGGTCCGGCACGCCAGTCGCCTCGGCACCCCCGCCCGCGGCGGCCGGATGACCGGCATCGGCGCCGACGACCCGCAGCCGGACGGCCCGCTCGGGCTGCGCCGGGCCCGCGCGGCGACGCTGCTGATGCTGGCGCTGCCGGGCGCGGCCTACCTCTACCAGGGCGAGGAGCTCGGCCTGCCGGAGCACACCACCCTGCCCGACGGTGCCCGCCAGGACCCGACGTTCGTCCGGACCGCCGGCGCCGAGAAGGGCCGGGACGGCGCCCGGGTGCCGATCCCCTGGGAGGCGGGCGCGCCGGCATACGGCTTCTCCACCTCCGGGCGCAGCTGGCTGCCGCAGCCGCGGGAGTGGGCCCGCTATGCCGTGGACGCGCAGCGTGGCGTGCCGGGCTCGACCTACGAGCTGTATCGCGCGGCGCTGCGGCTGCGCCGCGAACGTCACCTCGGCCGCGGCGACCTGAGGTGGCTCGACGCGCCCGAGGACGTGGTGGCGTTCGGCAACGGCGACCTCGTGGTCATGGCGAACACCGGGGAGGAGCCGGTCCCGCTGCCCGACGGCGCGCGGGTGCTGCTGGCCAGCGACGACCTGCCCGGTGACGGGACCCTGCCGCCGGACACCGCCGCCTGGGTCGTCCCGGCCTGA
- a CDS encoding ankyrin repeat domain-containing protein, which yields MSESSTPPELVEIAHACFDFAREGDAARLAAYVDRGVPVDLTDRRGNTLLMLAAYHGHADTVTALVQRGADPDRLNDRGQSPLAGAIFKGEDEVVAALMAAGADPDAGAPTARATAQMFGRTDLLHG from the coding sequence ATGAGCGAGAGCAGCACCCCACCCGAGCTCGTCGAGATCGCACACGCCTGCTTCGACTTCGCGCGGGAGGGCGACGCGGCGCGGCTCGCGGCGTACGTCGACCGCGGCGTCCCCGTGGACCTGACCGACCGTCGGGGCAACACCTTGCTGATGCTCGCGGCGTACCACGGGCACGCCGACACGGTGACCGCGCTGGTCCAGCGCGGGGCCGACCCCGACCGGCTCAACGACCGGGGTCAGTCCCCCCTGGCGGGAGCCATCTTCAAGGGCGAGGACGAGGTGGTCGCTGCCCTGATGGCTGCGGGCGCGGACCCGGACGCCGGCGCCCCGACGGCCCGGGCCACAGCCCAGATGTTCGGCCGCACCGACCTGCTGCACGGATAG
- a CDS encoding DUF4235 domain-containing protein, with product MGAVAWKVLGTGAAVGAGIVAKKLVTAAWKTATGKEPPANPEDPEVSWPEAVGWAVASGVVVGVARLLATRKAARYYTESAGHRPKGLNEVS from the coding sequence GTGGGCGCAGTGGCATGGAAGGTCCTCGGCACCGGTGCCGCCGTGGGGGCCGGCATCGTGGCCAAGAAGCTGGTCACGGCGGCCTGGAAGACGGCGACCGGCAAGGAGCCTCCGGCCAACCCGGAGGACCCCGAGGTGTCGTGGCCCGAGGCGGTCGGCTGGGCGGTCGCGTCCGGCGTCGTCGTGGGTGTGGCGCGCCTGCTGGCGACCCGCAAGGCCGCCCGCTACTACACCGAGTCCGCGGGACACCGGCCCAAGGGCCTGAACGAGGTCAGCTGA
- a CDS encoding ECF transporter S component, protein MTTHQTPVGAAASARTTIPASGRLLAWRGVDLLTAAMLAVAFGVVFWGFDTVVYPLISTATAGFPPAGELSLGVWLVPAVVGGLIVRRPGAALFTELVAANVELFLGNKWGVAVLLSGLLQGLGVELVLAAVRWRRFGPIVAALGGALAAVLEIVGYEWWSYVPDYSPAWKVLYLLFGVVSGALVAGLGGWALVRALARSGALNAFPPGQEVREHHLS, encoded by the coding sequence ATGACCACGCACCAGACCCCGGTGGGCGCCGCCGCGTCCGCCCGCACCACCATCCCCGCCTCGGGCCGGCTCCTGGCCTGGCGGGGCGTCGACCTGCTCACCGCCGCGATGCTCGCGGTGGCGTTCGGCGTCGTCTTCTGGGGGTTCGACACCGTCGTCTACCCCCTCATCAGCACCGCCACGGCCGGCTTCCCGCCCGCCGGTGAGCTCTCGCTCGGCGTCTGGCTGGTCCCGGCCGTCGTCGGCGGCCTCATCGTGCGTCGCCCCGGCGCCGCGCTGTTCACCGAGCTCGTCGCGGCCAACGTCGAGCTGTTCCTCGGCAACAAGTGGGGCGTGGCCGTGCTCCTCTCCGGCCTGCTCCAGGGCCTGGGCGTCGAGCTCGTGCTCGCGGCCGTCCGCTGGCGCCGCTTCGGCCCGATCGTCGCGGCCCTGGGCGGCGCGCTCGCGGCCGTGCTGGAGATCGTGGGCTACGAGTGGTGGTCCTACGTGCCCGACTACTCGCCGGCCTGGAAGGTGCTCTACCTGCTCTTCGGGGTCGTCTCCGGCGCGCTCGTCGCCGGTCTCGGCGGCTGGGCGCTGGTCCGGGCCCTGGCCCGCTCCGGCGCGCTCAACGCGTTCCCGCCCGGTCAGGAAGTCCGTGAGCACCACCTCTCCTGA